Sequence from the Prunus persica cultivar Lovell chromosome G5, Prunus_persica_NCBIv2, whole genome shotgun sequence genome:
gtgGTGTCATCTGATTCATAGATATGGGGTTGAGGCAACCTGCTATTTTGCTCTTCATTCTGTAAGTTCTCTTTTGATTTGAATGCTAAATCAGCCTCATGTTCcacttctttttaattttttttaaaaatttgatgaATGATTTTGTCATGTTTTGTGTTATGTAGGTAAATGAGAAGGATTGTATAATGGGATGGATGGATGTGGTGCCTTAACAAGAAGTAAGATTTGTAGGCTAATGTTCTTAGTTGTTATAGGTTGTGAATTTGGCTAATTTCTTTTGTGACTGATTCACTGATTCAAGGTTTGGAAGATGTTAGTTGGTAGACTTGTGGGATTATGACTTTAATCTTCTAACAGTGAAAATCTTTTGTGTTTCTATTCTATATTGTTAGATGCCCTCTTCTTCATTTGTTATGGTTTTGGCAATGAGGCAAAATATTCCATatataaaagagaaataatgGTAATTATCTCATCAATCAATGCATATGAAGATGTACTTCATAAGATATAAACAATTTTCATGGAGCTTGTGGATCATGTATCTAAGAACATTCATAAATACGTTCGAGTTTCTCCTCTCCATAATAACacttgtgaaaaaaaaaaattacaaataattttatttgagtaaacgtgtttttttaaaaaaatttggtgtaAAACAATGTTTTCAATTTAGTAGTCTTGTACTTCATAATCATTAAAGTGGGTTATCACAAGTTattgcaaagaaaaaagaaaaagaaaaagaaaatcaattgtgGCAATGTCTAGCTGTGGATAAAGAGACAGAATAATGGCATGGAAAATATTGAACACTGAAACTCCACTTTTATTGAACCATGGACTTATTTCAGTGCAATCACATCATAGATGTGCCTTGTTCCAACTACATTGATTGATATGTTGTACATAATTATTGGGGGCTAGGAGCTTTGATAGGGCAACATCATAGGTGTGCCTTGCCCCAAGCACTGCCAAAAATATGCCTTGTTCCAACCACATTACATAATTATTGGGGGCTAGGAGCTTTGATATTCAACATCATATATGTGCCTTGCCCCAAGCACTGCCAAAAATGTGCCTTGTTCCAACCACATTACATTGTTGCCCCAAGCACAGTTGAACACATAGCTGGGGTAGCAATGTACAGGTGCCAATGCAATTTTGGTAACATTGATTAATCATCTGCACTTGCATATGAAGTCGATATTaaaagtaggggtgggcacgctTCGAGTTGGATcagtttttgcctcaaattagaaccgatttGGTACTATTCAATCAGTCGGTtcagttttaataaaaaaatttcaaaaattattcAGTTCGGGTTGAACCAATTTCGGTCCGATTTCAGTTTCTATTcgattttgaaccggattataaaaattattttttaatacaattctcaactgaaatattatttttttacttgaaaattaacaaattattcaatttcatataaaagtaaatattaaagttagaaaagagagatattttgaaattgaacttggataaatattaggcttttttttttgtgaaattaaaaatatagcattaaatataaatatatatttaaattatatttttttaaatttgaccggttcggttcggcctggtccagtttttgaagacatggaaccggatccaaAACCGATCCAAATCAGTCTGGTTTGATTTTTGACCAgttattgactttttggtcaactcgattttttccggtttggttcaATGCGGTTCGGTTAGGATTTCCGATTCGCCAATTTGAGTGCTCACCCCTAATTAAAAGTACCATAATCCACAAACAGCTTTGCTTGCACTCTTCATctccatttttgaaaattttataattttttaatacaatctCGACTTATGAACACTTCTATAGAAATTGTTGTACTTCCAAAATCTCTCGGCAAATCCAAGGATTCAAACATACTTTTTATAGGTCTCATTGTCTAAACCTACCATTGAATTATTTAGGCAAGTATGTACAGTTAGATATTTACAGATTTTATTCCCAACTTACAGAATTTCATGTGTTGCATTATAGTTTTCTGGACAGCTTTCCAGAATAACACAAGAATCTCtgctttatttttgtattgaaattttttgaatctTGAAAGTGCTAAACTCATTTCTGAAAACCTACATAGTTCTGTAAGAACTGAAATCATAAAACTTAAAACCAGAAATTAATAAGAGAGAGAACCAACCACCCATAAAAGGAAGGAGGCTTTTCTGGAGATGGAAAGGGGCAGATGgtgagagtgagaggagtGGATGGGGTTAAGCattcattattttttggtataaTCATAATTGAACTTTCAGTTTGGGTTTTAattataaagtttttttttcttcttaaattgAGGAGTGGTGCAATATTTACCGTTAAATTTAACGGCAAGTGATTACGATGTACTCTAGACCCTGATGACTAGGTGAATGAgacttttaaaacaaattccaattgaaggtaattttaaaattaattacagATTGTGTTTACAAGTGAAGCCTGAGTAGTTGCATTGCATTCACCTAACCACTGTCACACTGTCTTATAATGATAAGTTAGTGAAAGAAAAACGTACAAAGTTCTTCCATTTCAGCACCCTTATGTGGACAAAGTAAATTCTTCTTTAAGTGCACTTAAAAAACaatgggaaaaaaacaaatatatatatatatataaagaactGGGCTAAAGTCGAATCTCTCACGTAGGCAAAAAGGCCGAACCATTTTGATATATAGTGATACTGAATTTGGATTGGGCTTGGCTCCCTAAATCCAAATCTTGTGGGCTAGGTCAAATCTTAAATATCCAGAATAGACTTCGGGCCAATTCAGAACCAGTAAATCTTAAATAAGATTTAGCTCTTTTTTTATCCGTCAAAGCTTGGAAGGGAGAAGAGGAGGTGCAGTTGGGCTTCGAACCTGAGACTATTGATATGCAGACAAATACTCATGAACTTTCTCAAGAATCATGATCTCTCTTATTATGTGGTGAGGATTGTCAAGAGTAGCTCTACCATCCATGTAAGACAAACGAAGCACAGTTTAGTTGTGTTTTCATTATTGACAAGGAGATTTTAGTAAATGAAGAGTTGAGTTTGCTAGAGGAATTTCCCTCTTTCTTTATATTGGATCCTGAGGTTCTTTAGTGTCTCCATCATTACTTGCTGAATGACCCCAATCATCTTGTCCACTCCCATTAAGAGTTTCATGATGATGGTAGTAATACTAATTAGAGGGCCTGAATTAAAGTCTCGAATGAATTGCCACCCGAAATACCGTGCCGACTATGCCTATCTTCGACGAACATGTACCGTAGAAACTAGCCAACTCCCTATCAGTTCCCATTACACATATGCGTATCATTTCTTGATTCAGGTAACACTGGTCTTTTGCTATGGAATTTCTATGCGCAGTTAACTTTGTCATTCTATTTGATTGGAATTCCTTTTTGCTTGATTGGAATTCCCTGAACCCAAGTTAAGTACCACAAAAACTGCAtgggaatgaaaaaaaaaaaaaaaaacacagagaaaaaagaagtaaaagaCAGTAACATAATTAGTCAAAGCACTTGAATGTTGTCTAGCTTGCTTTGTTGCACAGCTGAGCTTGGATCCACTTCATCCTCACCAGTCCCCATCTCCTCTGCCTGATAAGTTGAGTGAACaccatacaacagatagaacAATGTTATCAAACATGCCCATACCGCAAACCGTTCGAATGAGAACTGCTTCAGTGTTGTCATGAGGAACACATTAAGAAAGATAGACAGTGCAGCAGGCCATGGCATGAAGGGCATCGACCACCCGGTGGAATGGCGAAGGCAAGGAACTGTGTAGTTGAAGAAGGCAATGATGGTGATCGTAGATACTCCGAAAAGTGGTAGCCCCCAGCGTTGTTGCTTAAACTTCCATGACATGGAAAAGCCAATGGCACTAGatgagaggaggaagaggaacaAGAGAGTTTGAAATGGGGGGTTGTTGCTAATGGTCACATATCGCCGGTAAATGAGTGCATTGGCCACAAGGTAGAACACCAACAGCGTGCCGATGGAGATCATGTCTATCACTATTTCAAGGTCGGTGAAGAGTGCAATTGATGCTGTGCAAAGTCCTGCATCATAGGAAGACAAAAGGATTCATCAGGTTGTCTCTGGTTTTTTACTGTTTTTTCTTCAactgtttctgtttttgtatGATTTGATGAGAACTTAATTAGTGATGTTCATGTATGAAGATGTAATtgtgggaaaagaaaaagaaacaagattaAGTGGGAATTTATTGGCAAAATGAATGCATGTTTCACACCAATAAAAgcataaatatattaaaagtATATATGAGTAAAGAGTGGGTATAAATTATTCTCTATGTTGTTCCCTCCATTTTGTGTAGCTTTGGAAGTGGAAACATACGTCAACCAAGTTTTAGTTCTGTCTCCATAGCAATGTTTGGTTGTCTAACAAGTCATATAATGGGAGATCAACTATTTCtatgaatttaattaatatggaTCCTTCAAAAAGAATAAAGGTAATGCATATAAAGAGTCGAACTCTTGTTGTAAGTGTTGAATAAGTGCTTGACATATAACTTGGCCGGTCATCTACCCACCCTTGGAGAAATTTTTATATGCGTCGGTTATATATAAACTTAACCTTCCACATAAGGATGTGTGATGAAAGTGACATTTTCTTATTGAAGGTAAAGCATTGGCtttgagaaaataaatacCATATACAATATACATttacatattcatattttgatttgaatgtTTTTGAAACAACTAATTTACTATCTACACTTATGAGTGTTGTATCTTGGGATGCAAATGGAATAATGATTCATGGATAAGCAAAGCAATTATAAAATCATATATGCAAAGATTTACTTAATTACCCAAGAAGAGGGTGGCATTCAAGGGCGTGCCTGTTGAAGGATGCACCTTGGCTAACCATGAAGGCACCAGCCTGGCCCTTCCAATAACACAAAGGTACCTAGCTTGGCCTAACATGGCAACCAAAAGTGAAGCCACAATCCCCAAGCTTGCACCTGCCCCAACCAGATTACTTGCCCATTCCCAACCAATCTGTCTGAAAGCCATTGAAAATGCCACATTCCTTGATATCTATGAACCATTTGAAGAATTCCAAGTCATTATTAGGAAGAATCAGTGCTCAGAACAAAACACTTTAGTTAATGGTGTCTTTCTACCATGTTTCATTTTCATAGCATTTTTGTGTATGTAGGCTAAAACATGCCGGTGTCTATATCAGAAATTTTTGGAAGAAAGTGTTCTTGCTAGTTCATTTGATGAAGTAACAAGTTCTTAATTACTTTACCTCGTTGTAAGGAACCATCAAACACAAGGACAAGGCCATAAGGCAGTAAAGCACGGAGGTGATGACAACGGAGCCAACTATTCCGATTGGCAAGCTCtttgaagggttttggatctcTTCTGCCATGGTTGAAACTGAGTCATAGCCAATATAGCTCAAGTAAACTTTAGCTGCCCCATCAAGAACACCTCTAACACCATAAGGAGCAAGTCCTTTAGGCTTCACCAAGTTGTTGGTACTCCCTTTGCAGAAGCCAACAATTATGATAAATCCAAAGAAAACCACATGGAAGACTGTCATAATAAGGTTCAACAGGGAGCTTTCCTTTGTGCTGCAATcccaaaagaaattaatatatattttaaaaatccaCTGAAACAAAAGATACCATCACTTGATAACCCAATAACACTTAGGAAATTATTATCAACAGCAGAAATGGTGATGGTTGCAATGATAatgtattataaaaaaaaacttggcaACTGATaaagaagatatatatataacactaAATAATCCAAATGCCCACCAACTCAATCCTTAAAAATGTCTAGCTAGTTGCAAATTGTTGGGCACCTAGATTGTGAAAATAGGAAAGCAATATAAGGTAGAACAGTAGAAGTAAGCAAACAAATAGGTAGGAACAGATGAAAACCTATGGCAAAGGCAGAGAGtgagaagaagaataagagCAACAGCTGGGAAGTCCAACATATTACAGCCCTCTACCAAACCATCTACTTTTACTCTCCATGTCTTTGGATCATTTTCACCAAATGCAGAGGATAAATAATCAGTAAAATTTCTTGCGACCGCAGCGTTTGACAATACGTACTCCATGAGTATATTAGCCCCAGCAAAATAACCCACAAACTCACCTTcacataaaaatgaaagtaattaagaaagcagaaaataaagaattgaTATATTTAGTTAGACCCTTATAACCAAATAGGGTAACAATGGATCTAATGGTTCATACCAAAGGTCAATCTGAGATAACTAAAGGCACCACCAGCAACTGGGATTTGAACAGAAAATTCAGTGTAACAcaaggaagaaagaagggcTGATATTCCTGCAATGATGTAGGATATGAAGACAGAAGGGCCAGATGTCTCGAAGGCTACTTGGCCTGTTGTGACAAAGACTCCAACACCAAGCATTCCTCCAACACCAAGGGCCACCAAATCATACCACTTGAGTTTCCTTTTCATGTCTGCCCCAGACCTTTGCCTCACTTGGTTGAGCTCTTGGTCAGGGGTCCATGTGGCCAGCATTCTCTTCCTAAGCCTGTGGGGTGTTTGAGAAAGGGAATGGAGATATTTTGAGAAGCaaatggtggtggtgttgttgGGTGCAGAAGTTTGGGTGGTGGTGGCCATGTTTGTGTAACAATTAAGGAAGTGTTTTGGGTTCCATGGCACAACTGGGTGTGAAGGTTTAAATATGCATTTGGGAGATGATATATTGCTTGATTCTTTCACTAAAGGTTGATATGTGAGAACCCAAATGAGTGTCCCCACCTTTATTGAAAGCATGCACCTAGTTTGCCCTTGGCCTTATTTAAAATGACAACTAaaccctcctctctctttctctctctctctctctctctctctctctctctctctctctcacatacaGAAACACACATATAGCACATACTTAATGCACATATACAAACAGCTTTTGAGTGTCCCAAGAAGTACCTTCAAAGAGGTTCTTCTGTTATGGGAGAGAGCATGCAGAAAAAGGTGGAAAAAAGGCCCAGCCATTTTGAAATGAGCTTTGAAAGAGGAATCATAGTGTGAAGATTAGAAGGGACTTTGACCCAATCTTTTCCTCACCAGAAACTTTGAAAAGATGCGACAAGCATCCATTCACACTTTGTTAAAGCAGCTAAAGGTTTCCTCTCACAGTGTCAAGAATAAATGGACTTGATTCCTCAAcagaatatataaatatgttgtCATGCACAGTTGCTGCTGATACAGCAGTAATGTACAGCATCCGGAAGATATCCATCTATTTTGGAGCAATAGACATGTTAGTGCATTATGATTGATcaatatctgtttttttttttttcaatttctcggTCTTGATATGCTCTATCTTAAATGATCAACACAAATTAATGGAGCCCTGTGTTTATAGTCAATTTAAAATTCTGTTTAAGGTGCCAAACGAGTGGTGTTAGAGTACTCTTGTAAAACCTtgccacagagagagagagagagagagagagagagagagagagagctttttCTAAACAGTTGTCTTAATATTGATTTTGTTAAGAGTATTATTCCATATCGGAAAAGTAAAGCCTTTACACTACAATATATAAGATTTTAGACTTCTCCACCCATTATAAATTGGTTTTCGATTGAATGCTCAAATTCTATTGAATTCAAACTTATTAGTCTACCATTTTGAGGTATTAAGCTTTGTGCACATTTCATAACATATACTTTTCAAGAAAACATATAATAATCAAGTctttttgaaataataaaataggaaataccCACGAATACATAAGTCATCAGAAActtcacaaaattaaatacaacaTATAATGACATCAAGgtcttttatataaaatccCACACATGCCTTATTATAAAGATTATTAAGTTATCGATAGTATCGGTAATGAGAGTAATGAGATGCAAATATGTTACCTAAAAGCCCCCAAAGAATATAGCCATTATTTACAATCATTCGTGGATTTCTCATTGgctttcaaattttcacttGCTCTTACTTTAATTACCTTTTCTAGGCTATTAGTCCCATAGCTAGCTCTAAGGTTTACAATCCTGGGTTTAGTGCCActaattttttctaatttctagCAGGTATATTCTACTTACTAGACGAATTTAATCTCTGTGCCCATCATGTCCCTTTCAAGCACAGGCTTCTCATCTTAAGGTTGTGAGAGAATTTGGCTCCCTTCAACCTATGGGAGTTCGTCAAATTACTTTGCTAGCAGCTCAAAAGGCTTTATGTAGCTTTCAGCAATAGAAAGTGGATGCATGGGAATCTGTTTTAGCAGTTGAcggttaaataaataaaacaaattaggGTTTAAGTGGTGCCCTAGCTATCATCACAATGTGAAGATTATCTCTTCtctcttgtttgtttgtttttctctctctcatattctTTTGTTGTAAACAAAGTCAAAAAGAATTCTCTTTTATGtgaatcaaatcaaacatatATAGGCATATAGGCATTGAGGATTAAGAAGATGAACAGAATTAGCATTATTATCCACTTCAAGTCATCATAGCTAATCTTTGTTCACCCCGATTTGAAAGGCATCGATAGCTCAAGAATATTTGGTTGGGATTAAGTGGTCcattttgcatatatatatatacacacacgtCACAGTGTGATACTACAGAAGATATTGCATTTGCAGGCAACTTTCTGTCAAAAGTCTAGATAGATTTGGTGAGGAGGCTACATCAGCTATAAGCTTATAGGCATGTACCActtgagatatatatatatatatatatatatatcaggaatatatatatatatatatagtcataTCATATTGCTTAAATGAGTGGTTATCTCATTTTTTAGTGGTTATCTAATTGCTAATTAGACTTTCAAAAAGAGAAATCATTAcaactatataaatttgaTGTCATTTGTGAAGGTGTACATCCAAGTAAATTGCAAGGACCTTCCAACAGCTTTAAGATCATATATACAAGCAGGACaagttcattttaaatttagtCGATACAACTTGAGCTCGATCATGTCAAGctcgaatatatatatatttttttgctcATTCCAACTCGgcataaaagaaacaaatcaaaccaaaccaatgcTAGTTTGAACAACCCAAGCTTAAGCACTATGATATTCGACCTGGTCGGCTTTGTTTAAATTCCTGCAAATAACTAAGCTCTTGTTAATTAGCACTTAAATTTACTAAATCATCATTAATTCGTAATGTGGGGTTACTTATTctttatatgaaaattttctaACAACCCACTCAGAGCATCATTGTTCGTACTCGCAGACAATTTAATGTTAGACAATGATTCcttaaaattatcaaagaatgaGTCAACAATGTATATATCAAATATAGATCATGTGACATGAAAGAGCTATATATCTTACTATATTAAACAACCGGTAAACCCCAAAATATTGCACTTTCGAAAAATAGGTAGACAATGTATATCAATCTGAACACTTAAATGATACAACGTTCGTAATAGTTATTTTGCCTATTTTCTATGACATTGCCCCCTTGCCTGCCCCATGCACATCCTATAGTCTTtagaaaattcagaaattaAATAGAGTTAACGATTTGGTTTTAATATTCTAAAGCATTTGGAGTCATACATTGTATGAAGTATAATTAAACTGAGATGAAAGAGAGATTAGGGTACAATTTATGCCACTAAACATTTATTGGATTATAATAACACATCACAATGTAGTAGGCATAATCTCATAACTATAATAAGAAAAGCATTAAAAGAACGGAATTTTTCTTATGCTTTTCAATGTGATTGGATATTGAAGTTGCACTCAGAAGGGTGGTAGGAAGCAGTGGGAGCCTTTTGCTTTTGATTATTTTCTCAAGTGGGTCATCCATTTTTCCATTGACCTCATTCCTCACCTCTCCTCCATAGTGAGTGTGGCCAATGTCCCTTCTTAGAGTTTTTTAATGCCAAAGGAACcttcatatatgtatatatatagagggTCCTCCTGTTATACTTGAAAAGTGCTTTGTTTTATGCATCAGAAGAGACAATATATAATAGTAATAAAAAGGTGGAGAAAAAGAATAGTATAGGGTCGCCTTTGGAGGAACAAAATGCCTTTCTTTGAGGAAAGGAATCAACATGGATAATCCTTAATTAATAAGTTCCTTTTGTGTACTCTTACTAAGGTGTAAGCTTTCTAAGGTATTCGTACATTTGAGGATATAATATAATGTCGGGCTGATTTTATGTTGGCAAGCTATGTGAATCGGGATCATTTGATCAGATTGCTTTGTCAAAATGTGTAATTCATATTCGCAATTTGACAATTTGGCAAGAAAACACTACTCATATTGattctttataatttcttttgaCATCGACTATTAACTAGAGGCCTTGGATTAGGAATTTAAATGCGTTTTATATCTTTATAGCTTTTGGGGTTAGTATTAAGCACCGACTAAtgccaaaacaagaagaaaatccaACGGAGATAGatgggggagagagaaagagtgcCCTGGCTACTACATAGGATATGATTGAGAAGGTGAGGAAGGTGAGCTTCATTATTATCCGGTTGATTTGGACATGCCAACCCAAGACATATAGGCTATTGGTTTACAATAATCAATAAACACGAATAAGTGTAGAAAGCGAAGTTTGTTAGTAAAGAGGAAGAATAAAGATATAGAAACCAGAAAGCAAAGtttgttgagagagagagagagagagagagagagagagagagagagagagaataagtTCCAATATATATGAACAAACTCGAGCATGATCGTAGCAACCAGGCTTTTTCTATGGGATGTAACATGAActtcacttcttttttctttttaatgaaGAGTAACAACCTGAAAAATGTCACTAGACGAACAAACATTAATGGCCACTGGCCTCAATGACACAAAATGAGGTGGCTAAATACACTAGATATAACATGGACGTACGATTATTTATGTCTATTGCGCTATTAGACATTAATAATGCTTTTAGCCACCTCATGTGTCACTGATTAGGCGCTATTAATGTTTATTGtcaatattatatacatgaaagCATCCCACTAATAAGAATGACATTAAATGTTTATCGTAAGTTAAACCCAACCTGTCTTATGTCTTTAGTCTCCGTGATATGAGTAGCTATAGCTAGCTAGCTTAATCTATATCCTTAATAGCAACTAAGAAGGAAAGCTTTTCATTTCCTAAACTAGGTCTCCATTTGCTTAAAGACAAAagcttttcctcttttctagTGCCACCATATAAATCTTTATACGATCAATATGGATTTAAGCCGCCAGTGTGATTTGGATATATTAATCCATGGTCGTATATATCATAATATCCCACTAGATATATAGGGGAAAATTATAAAAGCATTTGATTGGATATGATTATAAGCTCATTACCCTAATCTTTTTCTACCATTAAAAGCCGATATTCAGGGGTAGAAAGTAGATCACGAGAGGCCTCAACGCAACCCAAATTCTCAAAAACCACTAGCTCTTTGTTGAATTTGTTCAAAGATTCCCAGGGGGTGAAGCTCGTGGGGTTAATTGATTATTCTTTGGAACTTTCAATATTAAATGGCAGGGGCGGCCTGGTGCGAAGCAAGTGGAGCGATCCAAAGTTTTTGTCTTAATAGTTCATTACACTAAAAAGAATGATGATTTTGCAAATTGACGATGAGTTAAGTTACAAAGTTGATGTAAGAGCTTGTATTTCGAGTTGTTAAGAGTTTTTATGTGTTcgacttttttttctctaatatcacttgtatgaggaaaaaaaaccaaaaaagttaTGAAGTTTATAATTTTGGGAATTCATGATGagttttagttataaaattttctttatgaCATAATGCATGGTAAACAAAAAGTTTGTATATGAATGTGAGACTAAACAGTGTTCCCGCTATTGGTGTGCTAGTCTATTGGAAAATGATCTTTGCTTTCAAACTAATGGTCTCAAATTCGAATCACCATAACATCTTAGTAGTGTGTGTATAAGAAGCCTCCTtctctttataaaaataaaaaatttaaagaatacAGTTCATAAATCTCAACGACAACAACTTTAATGGTGGTGTCTTTGTCTCATATTGAGAAAGAGAATTGCTTTACAAATTATAATGTCTTCTTGGAGCCAATGATTGATTGTGGAATTAGAAGGGGTCATTCATGCCAACAGAACAGTATTTTTGGGCAAAGTGTTTGCATATGAGAAAATCCGATTTAAACTTTTTGGCAAGATTGGTGGTAATGGAGGAGAGGAAATCCAACTGTGGAAACCAATCTCATTGAAAACTCGAATATGTGGTGCACAAAATTTATTGAGAAGTCAAGCAGACATTGGCGTGGTGTGGTGCCTAACAAGGGAGACCTTTCCAGCAGTCAACCACTCGATGATTAGCTTGCATAATCTACTGTTTCATGAAATGATTCGTAATCAATTTTTAGGGTAGGTATTCTATGCAGCACTGACTTCGAAGTGACCTCCATGGATTTTATGAGAGAAGCAGATTTATTATTCACCGTCATTCTTATTTCCTCATCTATCTTATTGTTTACTAAATATTAATGCGCTCATCCATTTATACATTTTACCGAACTATCTCTATCCTAACCTCAACCTAACCCTTGAACAAAGAACATATATGGTTGCAGCAACTTGCTATATGCAAAATTAGTTATTATAGTTTAGCATTAATTtagtgatatttttcttttcaacgtTGAAAGACTCTTAAGTTCCGATTGCTCTGCACTCCCCCattggtttttaaaaattaaaacagcCTAGCTAGCACGTAGTGTCTTATCTAGTTCTTTATTATTTCAAGTTGTATTTGGACAGTTTTAAAATCTATAGTTATGGAGAGATACCTTTActaaacaatatatatttcttatgGATTCTTTTTTGGTGT
This genomic interval carries:
- the LOC18777543 gene encoding cationic amino acid transporter 6, chloroplastic isoform X2 — translated: MLSIKVGTLIWVLTYQPLVKESSNISSPKCIFKPSHPVVPWNPKHFLNCYTNMATTTQTSAPNNTTTICFSKYLHSLSQTPHRLRKRMLATWTPDQELNQVRQRSGADMKRKLKWYDLVALGVGGMLGVGVFVTTGQVAFETSGPSVFISYIIAGISALLSSLCYTEFSVQIPVAGGAFSYLRLTFGEFVGYFAGANILMEYVLSNAAVARNFTDYLSSAFGENDPKTWRVKVDGLVEGCNMLDFPAVALILLLTLCLCHSTKESSLLNLIMTVFHVVFFGFIIIVGFCKGSTNNLVKPKGLAPYGVRGVLDGAAKVYLSYIGYDSVSTMAEEIQNPSKSLPIGIVGSVVITSVLYCLMALSLCLMVPYNEISRNVAFSMAFRQIGWEWASNLVGAGASLGIVASLLVAMLGQARYLCVIGRARLVPSWLAKVHPSTGLCTASIALFTDLEIVIDMISIGTLLVFYLVANALIYRRYVTISNNPPFQTLLFLFLLSSSAIGFSMSWKFKQQRWGLPLFGVSTITIIAFFNYTVPCLRHSTGWSMPFMPWPAALSIFLNVFLMTTLKQFSFERFAVWACLITLFYLLYGVHSTYQAEEMGTGEDEVDPSSAVQQSKLDNIQVL
- the LOC18777543 gene encoding cationic amino acid transporter 6, chloroplastic isoform X1, whose translation is MLSIKVGTLIWVLTYQPLVKESSNISSPKCIFKPSHPVVPWNPKHFLNCYTNMATTTQTSAPNNTTTICFSKYLHSLSQTPHRLRKRMLATWTPDQELNQVRQRSGADMKRKLKWYDLVALGVGGMLGVGVFVTTGQVAFETSGPSVFISYIIAGISALLSSLCYTEFSVQIPVAGGAFSYLRLTFGEFVGYFAGANILMEYVLSNAAVARNFTDYLSSAFGENDPKTWRVKVDGLVEGCNMLDFPAVALILLLTLCLCHSTKESSLLNLIMTVFHVVFFGFIIIVGFCKGSTNNLVKPKGLAPYGVRGVLDGAAKVYLSYIGYDSVSTMAEEIQNPSKSLPIGIVGSVVITSVLYCLMALSLCLMVPYNEISRNVAFSMAFRQIGWEWASNLVGAGASLGIVASLLVAMLGQARYLCVIGRARLVPSWLAKVHPSTGTPLNATLFLGLCTASIALFTDLEIVIDMISIGTLLVFYLVANALIYRRYVTISNNPPFQTLLFLFLLSSSAIGFSMSWKFKQQRWGLPLFGVSTITIIAFFNYTVPCLRHSTGWSMPFMPWPAALSIFLNVFLMTTLKQFSFERFAVWACLITLFYLLYGVHSTYQAEEMGTGEDEVDPSSAVQQSKLDNIQVL